One part of the Aspergillus luchuensis IFO 4308 DNA, chromosome 5, nearly complete sequence genome encodes these proteins:
- the IKS1 gene encoding protein kinase IKS1 (COG:T;~EggNog:ENOG410PF9W;~InterPro:IPR000719,IPR011009,IPR008271;~PFAM:PF07714,PF00069;~TransMembrane:1 (o643-674i);~go_function: GO:0004672 - protein kinase activity [Evidence IEA];~go_function: GO:0005524 - ATP binding [Evidence IEA];~go_process: GO:0006468 - protein phosphorylation [Evidence IEA]), giving the protein MADEGMSIVPYGSGNLDVVLRHNDSVVVSDRDSQQLVLRHAAESDDGNLELADCPYCHRPLRDSSSAQDDHHGGTQPEFINPHYFRMLHNSLPSSVSSSSPPSPRRRLVPPALADGPTSEPSYSGSGIHSTQGISSAAFTQDYFKKFFVEETVLGKGGKGVVLLVKHVLDGVSLGQYACKRVPVGDDHEWLEKVLAEVQLLQHLTHQNLVSYRHVWLENAKISTFGPSVPCAFILQQYCNAGDLHNYICGSVDTPTTTEQLKERLRRKSRGGPEPPSEAGGLRKLNFEEIYSFFKDITSGLRYLHANGYIHRDLKPNNCLLHKTSDGIRVLVSDFDEVQAQDSMRRSTGATGTVSFCAPEVLRRDYPGGPFGNFTFKSDIFSLGMILYFLCFAQLPYTHADLIHEEKEDLDQLREEISHWAGFDDAQFIRPDLPGQLYTFLKRLLSLDPDGRPSADEVLSGLQAGANVNESFRSRRTSPTSPDIRPSARIHPVESTDTPSFRPSSSPNKSLTRSPVAVRRNPLYESDGAEAALRPVVEETSPLSERNTPLSPENDMMVRPWFSSAQSHSPAQAEHREAPQERPQPVQQLLPPPPGRFSLARVFPGAASLIDSQIPAVALQLAAFLLKVVSTFQPCSPLAVNPWVAYPLLLLAAVNFPAAGLWSQIVSLLLHLLIVSLSMRMEALCWRASHSAILFSR; this is encoded by the exons ATGGCGGACGAAGGCATGTCCATTGTTCCCTACGGGTCAGGCAATCTTGACGTCGTACT CCGCCATAACGACTCTGTCGTTGTTTCTGACCGAGACTCCCAGCAACTTGTTCTTCGACATGCAGCCGAAAGCGATGACGGCAACCTGGAGCTTGCTGACTGCCCGTATTGCCATCGACCCCTACGTGATAGCAGCTCAGCCCAGGACGACCACCATGGCGGAACGCAGCCGGAGTTCATCAACCCACACTATTTCCGCATGCTTCATAATAGCTTGCCCAGCTCTGTGAGCTCATCTAGCCCTCCGTCACCCCGCCGACGTCTGGTGCCGCCCGCACTTGCAGACGGTCCCACCAGCGAGCCCAGCTACTCGGGTAGCGGCATACACTCTACGCAAGGAATCTCTTCCGCCGCTTTTACACAGGACTATTTCAAGAAGTTTTTCGTGGAAGAGACGGTTttaggaaagggagggaaaggagtgGTTTTGCTGGTAAAGCATGTGCTGGACGGTGTATCGCTCGGACAGTATGCCTGCAAGCGGGTTCCCGTCGGAGACGATCATGAATGGCTAGAGAAAGTGCTCGCAGAGGTGCAATTGCTGCAGCATCTTACACACCAAAATCTTGTTTCATATCGACATGTGTGGCTGGAGAACGCGAAGATCAGTACGTTCGGGCCCAGTGTGCCTTGTGCATTTATTCTTCAGCAATATTGTAACGCTGGGGATCTGCATAACTATATCTGTGGTTCGGTTGACACTCCGACAACCACTGAGCAGCTGAAGGAGCGTCTGCGCAGAAAGTCCCGAGGAGGGCCGGAGCCTCCGTCTGAAGCTGGTGGCCTTCGCAAGTTGAACTTCGAGGaaatttattctttcttcaaggACATCACCTCGGGGCTGCGTTACCTCCATGCTAATGGATACATTCATCGTGATCTGAAGCCAAACAATTGTTTGCTTCACAAGACCAGTGACGGAATTCGAGTGCTCGTGAGCGACTTTGACGAGGTTCAGGCGCAAGACTCGATGCGGAGGTCTACTGGGGCGACCGGGACGGTTTCCTTTTGCGCTCCGGAAGTTCTACGGCGAGATTATCCAGGGGGTCCATTTGGGAACTTCACCTTCAAGTCCGATATCTTCTCTTTGGGGATGATTCTCTACTTCCTCTGTTTTGCGCAGTTGCCCTACACCCACGCCGACCTGATCcatgaggagaaagaggaccTCGATCAGCTCCGTGAGGAAATCAGCCATTGGGCTGGGTTTGACGATGCGCAGTTTATCAGGCCGGATTTGCCTGGGCAGCTCTACACATTCTTAAAACGTCTACTGTCCTTGGACCCTGACGGGCGGCCGTCTGCAGACGAGGTTCTGAGCGGCCTACAGGCTGGTGCCAACGTTAACGAGAGTTTTCGATCAAGAAGGACCAGTCCAACAAGCCCTGACATACGTCCAAGCGCGAGGATTCATCCGGTGGAAAGCACGGATACTCCATCCTTCCGGCCATCCAGCTCTCCGAACAAGTCTCTGACACGGAGTCCAGTGGCTGTACGACGAAATCCACTGTATGAGTCGGATGGTGCCGAGGCTGCATTGAGGCCGGTTGTAGAAGAGACAAGCCCGTTGTCAGAGCGAAACACCCCGCTCAGCCCGGAAAACGACATGATGGTGCGGCCTTGGTTCTCTAGCGCACAATCGCACTCTCCCGCACAAGCCGAACATCGCGAGGCTCCCCAGGAGCGACCGCAGCCTGTCCAACAGTTACTACCCCCGCCTCCCGGTCGTTTCTCCCTGGCTAGAGTCTTCCCGGGCGCTGCATCACTCATCGACTCGCAGATCCCTGCAGTGGCGTTGCAACTGGCGGCATTCCTGCTCAAGGTCGTCTCCACCTTCCAACCCTGCAGTCCTCTGGCAGTCAATCCCTGGGTTGCTTATCCTCTACTTCTGCTGGCTGCGGTCAACTTCCCAGCCGCTGGGCTATGGAGCCAGattgtttctcttctcctccaccttttGATTGTCAGTTTGTCAATGCGGATGGAAGCACTGTGCTGGCGGGCATCACATAGTGCGATATTATTTTCTCGATAG
- the NOG2 gene encoding putative GTPase NOG2 (COG:S;~EggNog:ENOG410PFCP;~InterPro:IPR024929,IPR012971,IPR030378,IPR027417, IPR006073,IPR023179;~PFAM:PF08153;~go_component: GO:0005730 - nucleolus [Evidence IEA];~go_function: GO:0005525 - GTP binding [Evidence IEA]) produces the protein MLKDGKPQRNAEGKITKAASYQSRDAPVARIEPNRKWFGNTRVISQEALSSFREAVAERASDPYSVLLKTNKLPMSLIRDDKGVNGLKQHQAKMAIENNPFSDTFGPKAQRKRVKLGVSSLADLAGETAKMHDAFVEKSDHATYEDGTMVVNGDDVAVEEDSSVAPIAKEAVFLKGQSKRIWNELYKVIDSSDVVIHLLDARDPEGTRCKSIEKYIREEAPHKHLIFVLNKCDLVPTGVAAAWVRHLSKDYPTLAFHASINNSFGKGSLIQLLRQFSSLHSDRKQISVGFIGYPNTGKSSVINTLRKKKVCTVAPIPGETKVWQYVTLMKRIYLIDCPGVVPPNPNDSPEDILLRGVVRVENVENPEQYIPAILKRVQPKHLERTYGIKRTDDPIEFLSLLARKGGRLLRGGEPDLDGVAKMVINDFLRGKIPWFTAPPHNSGEEGEKIEGREGRLGEMSRKRKLDETAPEAADTTEAAEKQESGSGDEFEGFDEEDDDNDSIANLEVSDEESGAEED, from the exons ATGCTCAAGGATGGTAAACCCCAACGTAACGCTGAAGGAAAGATCACCAAGGCTGCTTCGTACCAGTCTCGAGACGCCCCCGTCGCTAGGATTGAACCCAACCGTAAATGGTTTGGAAACACCAGAGTGATCTCGCAAGAGGCTCTGTCCTCTTTCCGTGAGGCGGTCGCTGAGCGTGCCTCTGATCCTTATTCCGTCTTGCTCAAGACCAACAAGCTTCCCATGAGCCTGATCAGAGATGACAAGGGTGTGAATGGGCTGAAGCAGCACCAGGCCAAGATGGCCATCGAGAACAACCCCTTCAGTGACACCTTCGGGCCCAAGGCTCAGAGGAAACGTGTCAAGTTGGGTGTCTCGTCGCTTGCGGATCTGGCTGGCGAGACCGCCAAGATGCACGACGCCTTTGTTGAGAAGTCGGACCATGCTACTTATGAAGATGGTACTATGGTGGTGAACGGTGATGATGTCGCAGTAGAGGAAGACTCTAGTGTTGCACCCATCGCGAAGGAGGCTGTCTTCCTTAAGGGACAGAGTAAGCGTATCTGGAACGAGCTCTACAAGGTCATCGATTCCTCCGATGTTGtcatccatcttcttgatgctCGTGATCCGGAAGGTACACGGTGCAAGAGTATTGAGAAGTACATCCGAGAGGAGGCTCCTCACAAGCACTTGATTTTCGTCCTGAACAAGTGCGATCTCGTACCTACAGGTGTGGCG GCCGCTTGGGTTCGCCATCTTTCTAAGGATTATCCTACCTTGGCTTTCCATGCTTCTATCAACAACTCCTTCGGAAAGGGCTCGTTGATCCAGCTACTGAGAcaattttcttctttgcacTCGGACCGGAAGCAGATCTCCGTGGGATTCATTGGATACCCCAACACTGGAAAGTCTTCCGTCATCAACACTttgcgcaagaagaaggtgtGCACTGTGGCTCCTATTCCGGGTGAAACCAAGGTGTGGCAGTACGTTAccttgatgaagaggatctACCTCATCGATTGCCCTGGTGTTGTTCCTCCAAACCCGAATGACTCTCCTGAGGATATTCTTCTCCGTGGTGTCGTCCGTGTGGAGAACGTAGAGAACCCTGAGCAGTACATTCCAGCTATTCTCAAGCGTGTTCAGCCCAAGCATTTGGAGCGTACCTACGGTATCAAGCGCACTGACGACCCCATCGAGTTCCTCAGTCTCCTTGCCCGCAAGGGTGGTCGCCTCCTACGTGGTGGAGAGCCTGATCTCGACGGTGTTGCCAAGATGGTCATCAACGATTTCCTCCGTGGAAAGATCCCTTGGTTCACTGCTCCCCCTCACAACTctggcgaggagggcgagaagATTGAAGGTCGTGAAGGTCGCCTCGGTGAAATGAGCCGCAAGCGGAAGCTTGATGAGACCGCTCCTGAGGCTGCTGATACCACTGAAGCGGCTGAGAAGCAAGAGTCTGGCTCGGGAGATGAGTTCGAGGGctttgacgaggaagatgatgataacgACTCGATCGCCAATCTCGAGGTTAGCGACGAGGAGAGCGGAGCAGAGGAAGATTAA
- a CDS encoding uncharacterized protein (COG:S;~EggNog:ENOG410PR6M), producing MSLFRNCRAATVQFRGFTSSSCLRVGPESPNFVDIPQPIQPDLPSKPRVKGTLPVPRELFPARRKDKPTEAYINAATPLPTKETNLDPNDPNTEYIEWKKRMAEMRRKNLREGLLELHTRKQRTDKAMMQRSLEKQKRRDRILRQPEREDQRLTRNSVIQDMLPKHTAVLPDPDRETRLAESKARLEYQQAVKEAERQDNLQELYMNARNFITTEAQLLAEIERVFPEGENEAWRSDHQEGENIWNLGVPPTVQGIVNETRKSETARWDVIQNRVKQLGEQITGGKL from the coding sequence ATGTCTCTTTTCCGCAATTGCAGGGCTGCCACCGTGCAGTTCCGCGgcttcacctcatcctcctgtCTGCGGGTCGGCCCCGAGTCTCCTAACTTCGTCGACATCCCTCAACCCATTCAGCCCGATCTTCCCTCGAAGCCCCGCGTCAAGGGTACCCTGCCCGTCCCCCGAGAACTCTTCCCGGCCCGCCGCAAGGACAAGCCAACAGAGGCATACATCAATGCCGCGACGCCTCTTCCGACTAAGGAGACCAATTTGGATCCCAATGACCCCAATACCGAATACATTGAGTGGAAGAAGCgcatggcggagatgagACGCAAGAACCTCCGCGAAGGTCTCCTGGAACTACACACTCGAAAGCAGCGGACGGACAAGGCCATGATGCAGCGGAGtttggagaagcagaagcgtCGGGACCGTATCCTCCGCCAGCCTGAGAGAGAAGACCAGCGGTTGACCCGTAACTCCGTCATTCAGGACATGCTACCCAAACATACCGCCGTGCTGCCGGATCCTGACCGCGAGACCCGCCTGGCTGAGTCCAAGGCCCGCCTCGAGTACCAGCAGGCTGTGAAGGAGGCCGAGCGTCAAGACAACCTGCAAGAGCTGTACATGAATGCTCGGAACTTCATTACCACAGAGGCTCAGCTTCTGGCCGAGATTGAGCGGGTCTTCCCCGAGGGTGAGAACGAGGCCTGGCGCAGTGACCACCAGGAGGGCGAGAACATCTGGAACTTGGGTGTGCCCCCTACTGTCCAGGGTATTGTCAACGAGACCAGGAAGAGCGAGACCGCTCGCTGGGACGTCATCCAGAACAGAGTCAAGCAGCTGGGAGAGCAGATCACTGGTGGCAAATTGTGA
- the TFB3 gene encoding TFIIH/NER complex subunit TFB3 (BUSCO:EOG092649XV;~COG:K;~EggNog:ENOG410PJHJ;~InterPro:IPR001841,IPR004575,IPR017907,IPR015877, IPR013083;~PFAM:PF06391,PF17121;~go_component: GO:0005675 - transcription factor TFIIH holo complex [Evidence IEA];~go_function: GO:0061575 - cyclin-dependent protein serine/threonine kinase activator activity [Evidence IEA];~go_process: GO:0006289 - nucleotide-excision repair [Evidence IEA];~go_process: GO:0045737 - positive regulation of cyclin-dependent protein serine/threonine kinase activity [Evidence IEA]), with product MPPARDIMAHRGDDDEVCPVCKSSRYLNPDMRFLINPECYHKMCESCVDRIFSSGPANCPVAGCHKTLRKNRFRKQTFEDINVEREVDIRRRVMQILNRREEEFDSKRAYDDFLEQREEIIANLVHGTDVAKTESDLQRYAADNMRSIRANQALEAQEASSFREQQTHEQELARLRREAARLEYENERKEMLAGREDVLSRLAAGRPGDAAAIAREGHKVLLKKSSARRSEEDRIRQKQAALRNSDARKAGQGALTTADRADESGDSGLIKGLKKIKTPEPEKPYDPFGGLIPNKRDYYTLRDHYPNSYLDPIRQDTRMQAGGYDLQEYYSRTLMEAFAGLGCFIDEEVSKREVTSTMGISRPVATEGAALAAVSSAGAPEASS from the exons ATGCCTCCTGCTCGTGATATCATGGCTCACCGGGGGGATGACGACG AGGTGTGCCCTGTCTGCAAATCCTCGCGGTATCTGAACCCAGACATGCGATTTCTCATCAATCCCGAATGCTACCACAAGATGTGCGAGTCCTGCGTGGAccggatcttctcctcgggtCCCGCGAACTGTCCTGTGGCAGGCTGTCACAAGACTCTGCGCAAGAACCGGTTTCGCAAGCAGACATTCGAGGATATCAATGTGGAAAGGGAGGTGGACATTCGGCGCAGAGTGATGCAGAT TCTCAACCGCCGCGAAGAAGAGTTTGATTCGAAACGAGCCTACGATGACTTCCTAGAACAACGCGAAGAAATAATAGCGAACCTTGTCCATGGCACAGATGTGGCGAAGACGGAAAGCGATCTGCAAAGATATGCTGCAGACAACATGCGCTCGATTCGCGCGAACCAAGCCCTCGAAGCACAAGAGGCCTCGTCCTTCCGAGAGCAACAGACACACGAACAAGAACTGGCACGTCTTCGGCGAGAGGCAGCTAGACTGGAATATGAGAATGAGCGGAAGGAAATGCTTGCCGGTCGAGAAGATGTCCTCAGTCGTCTTGCGGCAGGTCGACCTGGCGACGCAGCGGCTATCGCCCGCGAAGGCCACAAGGTGTTGCTCAAGAAATCTTCTGCTCGTCGTAGTGAAGAAGACCGCATCCGACAAAAGCAAGCTGCTTTGCGTAATTCCGATGCCAGGAAGGCCGGCCAGGGTGCCCTCACCACGGCGGACAGGGCAGATGAAAGTGGTGATTCTGGTCTGATCAAGGGtctcaagaagatcaagacgCCCGAGCCTGAAAAGCCTTACGATCCTTTTGGTGGCCTCATTCCCAACAAGAGGGACTATTATACTCTGCGCGACCATTACCCGAACAGCTACCTCGACCCTATTCGCCAGGACACTCGTATGCAGGCCGGTGGATACGACCTTCAAGAATACTACTCGCGTACTCTGATGGAGGCCTTTGCAGGTCTTGGGTGCTTCATTGATGAGGAAGTGTCCAAGCGAGAGGTTACAAGTACGATGGGTATTTCCAGACCTGTGGCTACTGAAGGTGCTGCCTTGGCGGCTGTCTCAAGTGCAGGCGCTCCAGAAGCCAGCTCCTGA
- a CDS encoding prefoldin-like protein (COG:S;~EggNog:ENOG410PM3B;~InterPro:IPR024325,IPR039553;~PFAM:PF13758) produces the protein MGVPNNSLHELERQRLELEGNISKLQDSLYHWRTWEAEYDGLKDEMNELDDDATMDDYLRVGRDFGGSLVNEEEVKVILGEKQGVTRTKQQAVDLVTRRIDYVKQNASTIEKRLRAAEDQLYALDSQDRLPVEPTADFPMTEIFEELDENGDIISSKTTTPGSEATDLLEVLKKAGVKDIPDVAKADTPVSSSSQQVTQTTEEASSADSLGKDDKSASEEPSAKSLGSDAKETSSALDPTVEIHGERPVMEVDESPEDAKLRREMLQYSLNEVGSVVAELELDEDASDISVDEDYDAYDYDDDEDEEEDEYGRSTRRVLSEDYHRQMRELEEKLNARGMWNAGKDTQTLPNEIKQDLDQPSVVRVENKADTSSEPVKEKKPKKKVAFADELDIAPASKPPVVEKKVAPVRESNVPVLQDAVVERTEPARKESVQSDAPKKVSRFKSARKTNNATEDATASTTQPSNTSRPAEPRSALRKTETSTTGPSLPLFPAKPAEPKPFSQPISDIVEQEDPTPRGPEGKILADTLVERETPAGPAVAPEPDELDEQLHKKEIATEFYKIRNRMIQQNGGFVGEEPEIVPIETEDAPKRVSRFKAARMR, from the coding sequence ATGGGCGTCCCAAATAACAGCCTGCATGAGCTGGAGCGCCAGCGCCTCGAACTCGAGGGGAACATCTCGAAGCTACAAGATTCCCTCTACCACTGGAGGACGTGGGAGGCCGAATACGATGGCCTCAAAGACGAGATGAACGAGCTGGACGACGATGCGACGATGGATGACTACCTCCGAGTAGGACGCGACTTTGGTGGCTCCTTGGTCAATGAAGAGGAGGTCAAAGTGATTTTGGGAGAAAAACAAGGCGTGACGCGAACCAAGCAACAGGCGGTTGATTTAGTAACGAGGCGAATCGACTACGTGAAGCAAAATGCGTCGACTATAGAGAAACGGCTACGTGCGGCAGAGGATCAACTGTACGCGCTCGACTCCCAAGATCGGTTACCGGTGGAACCTACGGCGGACTTTCCTATGACTGAGATTTTCGAAGAACTCGATGAAAATGGCGACATTATTTCGAGCAAGACAACCACACCCGGCAGCGAGGCCACCGATCTTTTGGAGGTTTTGAAGAAGGCTGGTGTGAAGGATATACCTGATGTGGCTAAGGCCGATACGCCAGTATCGAGCTCGTCTCAGCAAGTCACTCAGACTACGGAGGAGGCGTCTTCCGCAGATAGTCTTGGTAAAGACGATAAATCCGCCAGCGAGGAGCCCTCCGCCAAATCTTTGGGAAGCGATGCCAAGGAGACAAGCTCTGCGTTAGACCCGACCGTCGAAATTCATGGCGAGCGTCCTGTTATGGAAGTCGACGAGTCTCCGGAGGATGCTAAATTACGCCGTGAGATGCTCCAGTATAGTCTGAACGAAGTCGGGTCTGTCGTGGCGGAGCTTGAGTTGGACGAAGACGCAAGTGATATTTCTGTCGATGAAGACTATGATGCTTATGATtatgacgatgacgaagatgaagaggaggacgaatACGGAAGGAGCACTAGGCGTGTTTTGAGCGAAGACTATCACCGTCAGATGCGCGAGCTGGAGGAAAAGCTCAATGCTCGGGGAATGTGGAATGCCGGAAAAGACACGCAAACGCTTCCGAACGAAATTAAGCAGGACTTAGATCAGCCCAGTGTTGTTCGTGTCGAGAATAAGGCAGACACGAGTAGCGAGCCAGtcaaagagaagaaaccgaagaagaaggttgctTTTGCTGACGAACTCGACATCGCTCCGGCTTCCAAGCCTCCGgttgtggagaagaaggtcgctCCGGTCCGAGAGTCTAACGTGCCTGTTCTTCaggatgctgttgttgaACGCACAGAACCTGCTCGGAAAGAATCTGTGCAGAGTGACGCCCCGAAGAAAGTATCCCGGTTCAAGAGTGCCCGGAAAACCAACAACGCAACTGAAGACGCCACTGCGTCAACAACCCAACCTAGCAACACTTCTCGACCTGCCGAACCTCGCTCGGCTCTACGCAAGACTGAGACATCTACCACTGGGCCATCTCTACCTCTGTTCCCTGCGAAACCAGCGGAACCCAAGCCCTTCTCCCAGCCTATCTCCGACATCGTGGAGCAAGAAGACCCTACACCCAGGGGCCCCGAGGGGAAGATTCTTGCCGATACGCTCGTTGAACGGGAGACCCCAGCAGGTCCAGCAGTAGCACCAGAGCCCGATGAGCTCGACGAGCAGCTGCATAAGAAGGAGATTGCAACAGAGTTCTACAAGATCCGCAACCGCATGATCCAGCAAAATGGCGGCTTCGTAGGCGAGGAGCCGGAAATTGTGCCAATTGAGACTGAGGATGCGCCCAAACGGGTGAGCAGGTTCAAGGCTGCCCGCATGAGGTAA
- a CDS encoding putative GPI anchored cell wall protein (COG:S;~EggNog:ENOG410PQ3Z;~InterPro:IPR018620;~PFAM:PF09792), producing the protein MKNVATLAAFAAGANALVGRSDSCCFHLTASGDASGTIGQLGDGQNRIGGGLPATQFCIDSNGGITDSSGRGCVVTSETTQFQCDLGKSPMSGFSITSSGELEYNGDADFVACQTGDNNELNLYTTENSSVTGCENIKLTADSCSGSGAGSVGSSSAPASTPAPQSSQPAPAPSSSAPGVPGAGASTSWVPGGPASSASVPYGPGPQSSGAVQVTTVYVTETYCGAESTPVVSVPGETTVPLVPVGPGSSAPAGSQPAPSGSPAPQPSETPSYPQSSESPAPQPSETPSYPQSSESPVPQPSETPAPQPSGSPAPQPSESSYPETSGTPAPQPSSYPQTSGTPAPQPSGTPSYPQTSASPSSAQPSGTPTQSSSASCPTDLSGDYEYPHLIVPINSSTPDTAYGTQYFGTVSSTVSTIFNFDIPSSDSGKTCSLIFLFPTKDQLETSDYTFSGDGKVDFSQLDSAASESTTYNNAPGVKQDYGDFTLSPGNSYLISTFSCPAGQTVSYEMKEAGSTYLNFFEDYNPSPLGLYITVC; encoded by the exons ATGAAGAACGTTGCGACCCTTGCAGCCTTCGCTGCTGGGGCTAATGCCCTTGTTGGCCGGAGCGACTCTTGCTGCTTCCACCTGACAGCTTCTGGTGATGCTTCTGGCACCATTGGCCAGCTGGGTGATGGTCAGAACCGCATCGGTGGTGGACTTCCTGCAACCCAGTTCTGCATTGACTCCAACGGTGGCATCACTGACAGCAGCGGACGTGGTTGTGTTGTGACTA GCGAGACCACACAGTTCCAGTGTGACTTGGGTAAATCTCCTATGTCGGGTTTCTCCATCACCTCTTCTGGTGAGCTGGAGTACAACGGTGACGCCGATTTTGTTGCCTGCCAAACTGGCGACAACAATGAACTGAACCTTTACACCACTGAGAACTCCTCCGTCACTGGCTGCGAGAACATCAAATTGACGGCTGATTCCTGCTCGGGCTCGGGTGCTGGCTCTGTTGGCTCCAGCTCTGCTCCGGCTTCGACCCCCGCCCCTCAGTCCAGCCagccggctccggctccatcttccagcgCTCCAGGTGTCCCTGGCGCTGGTGCATCGACTAGCTGGGTTCCTGGTGGTCCTGCCTCCAGTGCTTCCGTGCCCTACGGTCCTGGTCCCCAGTCGAGCGGCGCCGTGCAGGTGACGACTGTCTATGTGACCGAAACCTACTGTGGCGCTGAGTCTACTCCTGTGGTCTCTGTTCCTGGAGAGACTACTGTTCCGCTGGTTCCCGTTGGACCCGGGTCTTCTGCTCCCGCTGGTTCACAGCCGGCCCCCTCGGGATCCCCTGCTCCTCAGCCATCCGAGACTCCATCCTACCCTCAGTCGTCCGAAAGCCCTGCTCCTCAGCCTTCGGAGACTCCTTCATACCCCCAGTCCTCGGAGTCCCCGGTCCCCCAGCCTTCTGAGACCCCTGCTCCTCAGCCTTCCGGATCTCCGGCTCCCCAGCCTTCTGAGAGCTCTTACCCTGAGACCTCTGGCACTCCTGCCCCTCAGCCTTCCTCCTACCCTCAGACCTCTGGAACTCCTGCTCCCCAGCCGTCTGGCACCCCCTCTTACCCCCAGACCTCCGCGTCTCCCAGCAGCGCTCAGCCTTCTGGCACGCCCACTCAGTCTTCCTCTGCCAGCTGCCCCACCGATCTTTCTGGCGACTATGAGTACCCTCACCTGATCGTCCCGATCAACTCTTCCACTCCCGACACCGCCTATGGTACCCAGTACTTCGGCACCGTCTCCTCCACTGTctcgaccatcttcaacttcgACATCCCCTCTTCGGACTCTGGAAAGACCTGCAGTCTGATCTTCCTGTTCCCTACCAAGGATCAGCTCGAGACCTCTGACTACACTTTCAGCGGAGACGGCAAGGTTGACTTCTCCCAGCTCGACTCTGCTGCTAGCGAGTCGACTACCTACAACAACGCTCCTGGAGTCAAGCAGGACTACGGCGACTTCACCCTCTCGCCTGGCAACTCTTACCTGATCTCGACTTTCTCGTGCCCGGCTGGCCAGACTGTCAGCTAcgagatgaaggaggcggGTAGCACCTACCTCAACTTCTTTGAGGACTACAACCCCTCTCC TCTCGGTCTGTACATCACGGTCTGCTAA